AGAATCCCTGTGGAAAGTTGAATATTTCAGTCATATCCGCCGATGTAGCTCAACTGGCAGAGCAACTCATTCGTAATGAGTAGGTTACCGGTTCAATTCCGGTCATCGGCTCCAGAAATATTATTATTTTATTATTTGTTTTTTATTATTTAAATTATTTTTATTTTGAAAGAGGATACATTGCTTCTAAGCTGCTTGAGAGAAAGGTTTCTTAATGATGTTCTCATTCTTTTTCCTGAAATTACAGATCAGGAGAAAGCTGATTTTGAAAATATTATTGCTTCTATAAGGCTTGAGGAACCGAAGAATCGTGAATTCGGGGATCTTACAACTAATGCGGCAATGGTGCTGGCTTCAAAAGTCAGGAAAAAGCCGGCAGATCTGGCAGTCCTTATCAGAGATAATATCTTAAGCAAATATGAAGACATAAAAGAAATAAATATAGCAGGATCGGGATTTTTGAATATCAGGCTGAAGGACTCTTTTCTTATTGAAAAAATATTGGAAGTTTTTGAAAAGCACGAAAGCTATGGCAGCAATAACACAGCGCTGGGAACAAAAATACAGATCGAGTATGTAAGCTCCAATCCTACCGGAAATCTTCATATCGGTCATGGAAGATGGGGAGTTATGGGAGATATTCTTTCAAATATCTATTCTTTAAACGGATTTGATGTCTGCAGGGAATATTATGTAAATGATTATGGCACACAGGCAAAAATATTTGCAGAATGCGTCAGATCCGTCTATCTTGAAATGTTCGGGATAAAATACCCTTATCCTGAAGACGGATATCCCAGAGAAACGGTTTCAAAGGTAGCCGAAACCTTATTTGATGAATTTTCCGACAGTTTTATAAAAGACAGAAAAACCATGGAATTTGATGAGACTGCTTTTTCCGGAAATGCCATCCGAATAATGGTCTCCATGATATCAGATACACTGAAGTCTGTAGGTGTTGAGTTTGATGTCTGGTTTTTCGAAAGCTCCCTTTACGGAGAGGGTTCATTTGATGCAACACTTGATTTTCTCAGGGAAAGAGGCCTTATATATGAAAAGGAGGAAGCCCTCTGGTTTAAATCAACTGATTTCGGAGATGATAAAGACAGAGTGATAATAAGGAAAGACGGGAACCCTACTTATTTTGCTTCTGACATCATGTATCTTATAGATAAAAAAGAAAGGAAATTTGAATATCTTCTTTATATTCTTGGAGCTGATCATCATGGATATATTTCCAGGCTTAAGGCAATTGCAAGTTCAATCGGCATGGATAAGGATAAAGTCTCAATAATTATCGGCCAGCTGGTAAGAATAACTGAAGGCAGGGAAGTTCAGAAGATGTCAAGAAGAAAAGGCAGAGGTTTTACCCTTGATGATCTTGTGGCTGAAGTTGGAAGGGATGCTGTGAGGTATTTCTTTTCAATGAATTCTTTTGACACCCATCTTGATTTTGATATAAGTCTGGCAAAGAAAAAATCAAACCAGAATCCTGTATTTTATGTACAGTATGCTTTTGCAAGGATCGGAAGCATACTGCGGAAAACAAATGAAAGCAGGCCTGCAAACCTTGATCCGGATTTTATTTCCGGAATGGATGATTATGACTCACGGATTTTTAAAAAGTTTCTTTCACTGATTGAAAAAAATGATTTTAAAAACTCAAGCGAGCGTAATCTTGCCTGGACAATACTGCTGTTTCCGGATACCGTAAAGGATGCCTGCAGAAACAATGCGCCGTATTTTGTTAACCGGTATTTGTACAGGCTTGCCGGTGAATTTCATTATTTTTATAAACATAATAAGATAATAACCGGAGACAGGATAAACATAAAAAGATTATTGCTTGCCATGGCTGCAAAGATTGTCTTAAAGAAAGGTCTTGATATCCTTGGGGTGTCGGCACCTGACAGAATGTAAGTTTTTTTGAAAGGAATTTAAATGCTATTACCGTTTACTGTAAAAACAAATAATATAGATCATCTCGAAATTGATGGTATTGATTTTAAAAAACTTGTGGACAAGTATGGTACGCCCCTTTATATAGTTGATGTAAAAACAGTACAGAATCAGTGCAGGGAATATATTAAAAATTTTGCCAATGATATTTTTGAAACAGAAGTTATTTATGCATCCAAGGCTTTTAACTGCATAGCAATGTGTCAGCTTGTGAATTCGGAAGGGCTGAGTATTGATGTTTCCACCGGCGGTGAGCTCTTTATTGCATTAAAGAGCGGTTTTGACCCTTCAAAAATTTATTTCCACGGAAACAACAAATCAGAACAGGAGATAGAATTCGGAGTTAATGAAAAAGTAGGATGTTTTATTGTTGACAGTTTTGAAGAAATAGATGCCCTTGACAGGATTGCAGGCAGCCGGGGAATTGTCCAGAAAATAATGATAAGAATAACTCCCGGAATACATGCATCCACTCACGAATACATTCAGACAGGCAGGGAAAAGTCCAAATTCGGATTTAATGTAAATGGCGGTTCCGCGATGGAAGCCGTCAGAAAAATAATTACAAAGAAAAATCTGAAGCTTGCCGGGATCCATTCACATATCGGTTCCCAGATATTTAATATAGAACCATATGAAAAACTAATATCAGTGCAGCTGAAATTCATTTCCCAGGTAGTTAAAGAAACAGGCCTTGTCCTTGAAGAAATAAATATAGGCGGAGGCCTTGGTGTAAAATATCTTCAGGAGGACAGAGCTTCCTCGATTTCAGAACTTGCAGCGCTTGTAAAAGGTTCTGTAGAAAAATATTCTGAAAAATATAATGTCAGAATAAAAAAACTGATGCTTGAGCCGGGCAGGTCAATAGTTGGCAATGCAGGAATTGTTATATACAAAATAGGGGTAATAAAGAATATTCCCAAAATTCATAATTATATTTCTGTGGACGGAGGAATGAGCGACAATATCAGACCTGTTCTTTATGGTGCAAAATACAGTGTTTTTATTGCAGACAAAATGAGCATAACTGAGGAATCTAAAGATAGGAAAAACTGGAAAAAATATACTATTGTGGGAAAACACTGTGAAAGCGGCGATATTCTTGTTGAAGAAATTGTTCTGCCTGATCTTGAAACAAGTGATTATATTGCGATGGCAACAGCGGGAGCTTACTGCTATTCGATGTCAAGCAATTATAACGGCCAGCCCCGTCCTGCTGTGATTGCAGTCAGAGATGGAAAGGATATGGTCTGGATCGAGCGTGAAGACTATGAAGATTTAATTAAAAATCATAAGAAGTTGGTTTGAAATGAAAAATTCAGATGAAAATACAATAAATATCGGATTAATAGGCTTGGGATATGTAGGAACAGGAGTTTTCAGGCTTATTGAAAGCCAGAAAAACTATATCACACAGAAGACCGGCAAAGTTCTCAGAATTTTAAAAGTCGCTGAAAAAGATATTGCCGGGAAAGCGGCGCCCCTTATTAAAACCTACAGGGACAAGATTACTTTTACTGATAATGCTGATGAAATAATAAATGACAGGGAAATAGATATAGTGGTTGAGCTTGTGGGAGGGATAGAACCTGCCTGCGATTATGTTATAAGATCCCTGAATAAGGGAAAGTATGTTGTTACGGCAAACAAAGACCTTATTGCGAACAGAGGCGAGAGCCTTTTTAAAGCTGCAGAGGAAAATAATGTGGATATTTTATTTGAAGCCAGTGTCGGCGGAGGGATTCCCATAATCGGTCCTATGAAAACATCGCTTGCTGCCAATAATATCAACAAGATTGTCGGAATTGTTAATGGTACCACAAATTATATTCTCACGAGAATGCGGAAAGATGAATTAAGTTTTGAGGATGCCCTGAAAATTGCACAGGAACTTGGTTTTGCGGAAAAGGTCAATCCATCAGCCGATATTGAAGGTAGCGATGCGGCATGTAAGCTGGCAATTCTTTCTTCGATAGCATTTAATTCAAGAGTTACATTCAAAGATGTTTACAAAGAAGGAATAAAGATGGTAACTCTTGATGATATCAGATTTGCAGACGATCTCGGGTACACAATAAAACTGCTGGCAATCGGCAGCAATGAAGAAAATTCTGTATGCGTAAGAGTTCATCCGGCTCTTGTTCCAAAAGATCATATACTGTCTTCCATAAATTATGCGAACAATGCTGTTTGCCTTTATGGCAATTTTGTAGGAGAAGTGATGAGCTACGGGCTTGGCGCAGGAGACAGGCCTACCGCAAGTTCCGTTGTAGGGGATGTGATCCAGGTGGCAAAAAATCTTGACCGGCACAGGAAAAAACCGGTATTCGGATGCACGTGTTTTATTCACAAGGAAATAAAACCTATTGAAGAAATAGATAATAAATTCTATGCACTTGTGGAAGTAAAGGATCAGCCGGGTGTTCTTGCAAAGATTGCTTCTGTCTTTGGGAAAAATAATGTATCAATCGAGTCAATGATACAGAAGCAGACGACCGAAAGCGGCTCCGCCCGGATTGTGTTTATAACTCACAGAGTTCTTAACAAGAATATGAATAAGTCAGTCAGGGAAATTTCAAAACTTGACGTGGTAAGTAAAGTTCTGAATATTATAAGAGTAGAAGATCTTGACTGAGATTTAATTGTTTTTAAAACCGGCCGGAAGAAGCTTTACGGGAAAAAGGTTTATTAAAAATAATTTATAGATTAATAACGGATAAAAGAAATTTGTATGGAAAAGGGAATATAAAATGACAGTTAGCTTTGAAGGAATAATTGAAAGATATCGCAGTTTTCTTCCTGTTGATGAAAGTACCCCGATAGTCAGCTTAAATGAAGGGTTCACTCCTTTGATCAGGTCTGTATTTTTTTCGGAAAAATATAATGCTGACATATATTTCAAGTTTGAAGGGCTTAATCCAACCGGTTCTTTCAAAGACCGCGGGATGACAATGGCTATAAGTAAAGCGAAGGAAGCCGGTGCAAAGGCTGTCATGTGTGCTTCCACCGGCAATACCTCTGCTTCTGCTGCAGCTTATGCAAGGCGAGGGAAAATGAGATGCATCGTGATTATTCCGGAAGGAAAAATAGCTCTCGGCAAGCTTGCCCAGGCAATGATGCATGGAGCAGAAGTTCTTGCAATAGAAGGAAATTTTGATGATGCTCTTGATGTTGTAAAATATATGACTTCAAATTTTGACATAGCTCTTGTCAATTCCATTAATCCTTACAGAATAGAGGGGCAGAAAACTGCGGCTTTTGAGATATGTGACTGGCTTGGAGATGCGCCGGACCATGTATTTATCCCTGTTGGAAATGCGGGAAATATTACTTCCTACTGGAAAGGTTTCAGGGAATACAGACAGAAAGGTTTTTCCAAAAAACTGCCGTCAATGATAGGGTTTCAGGCTGAAGGGGCTGCTCCGATAGTCAGAAAACATATAATTGAAAAACCGGAGACGATTGCAACAGCAATTCGCATAGGTAATCCGGCAAGATGGAAGGAAGCAGAAAACGCAGCATCAGAGTCCG
Above is a genomic segment from Actinomycetota bacterium containing:
- a CDS encoding threonine synthase, coding for MTVSFEGIIERYRSFLPVDESTPIVSLNEGFTPLIRSVFFSEKYNADIYFKFEGLNPTGSFKDRGMTMAISKAKEAGAKAVMCASTGNTSASAAAYARRGKMRCIVIIPEGKIALGKLAQAMMHGAEVLAIEGNFDDALDVVKYMTSNFDIALVNSINPYRIEGQKTAAFEICDWLGDAPDHVFIPVGNAGNITSYWKGFREYRQKGFSKKLPSMIGFQAEGAAPIVRKHIIEKPETIATAIRIGNPARWKEAENAASESGGFIDMVTDSRILDAYKALALNEGIFCEPASAACVAGLVRTAEKNMDFISKKQIVCILTGHGLKDPDTAISSSDEIIRVKKDYNQIKEILGL
- a CDS encoding arginine--tRNA ligase, producing the protein MLLSCLRERFLNDVLILFPEITDQEKADFENIIASIRLEEPKNREFGDLTTNAAMVLASKVRKKPADLAVLIRDNILSKYEDIKEINIAGSGFLNIRLKDSFLIEKILEVFEKHESYGSNNTALGTKIQIEYVSSNPTGNLHIGHGRWGVMGDILSNIYSLNGFDVCREYYVNDYGTQAKIFAECVRSVYLEMFGIKYPYPEDGYPRETVSKVAETLFDEFSDSFIKDRKTMEFDETAFSGNAIRIMVSMISDTLKSVGVEFDVWFFESSLYGEGSFDATLDFLRERGLIYEKEEALWFKSTDFGDDKDRVIIRKDGNPTYFASDIMYLIDKKERKFEYLLYILGADHHGYISRLKAIASSIGMDKDKVSIIIGQLVRITEGREVQKMSRRKGRGFTLDDLVAEVGRDAVRYFFSMNSFDTHLDFDISLAKKKSNQNPVFYVQYAFARIGSILRKTNESRPANLDPDFISGMDDYDSRIFKKFLSLIEKNDFKNSSERNLAWTILLFPDTVKDACRNNAPYFVNRYLYRLAGEFHYFYKHNKIITGDRINIKRLLLAMAAKIVLKKGLDILGVSAPDRM
- the lysA gene encoding diaminopimelate decarboxylase; its protein translation is MLLPFTVKTNNIDHLEIDGIDFKKLVDKYGTPLYIVDVKTVQNQCREYIKNFANDIFETEVIYASKAFNCIAMCQLVNSEGLSIDVSTGGELFIALKSGFDPSKIYFHGNNKSEQEIEFGVNEKVGCFIVDSFEEIDALDRIAGSRGIVQKIMIRITPGIHASTHEYIQTGREKSKFGFNVNGGSAMEAVRKIITKKNLKLAGIHSHIGSQIFNIEPYEKLISVQLKFISQVVKETGLVLEEINIGGGLGVKYLQEDRASSISELAALVKGSVEKYSEKYNVRIKKLMLEPGRSIVGNAGIVIYKIGVIKNIPKIHNYISVDGGMSDNIRPVLYGAKYSVFIADKMSITEESKDRKNWKKYTIVGKHCESGDILVEEIVLPDLETSDYIAMATAGAYCYSMSSNYNGQPRPAVIAVRDGKDMVWIEREDYEDLIKNHKKLV
- a CDS encoding homoserine dehydrogenase; this translates as MKNSDENTINIGLIGLGYVGTGVFRLIESQKNYITQKTGKVLRILKVAEKDIAGKAAPLIKTYRDKITFTDNADEIINDREIDIVVELVGGIEPACDYVIRSLNKGKYVVTANKDLIANRGESLFKAAEENNVDILFEASVGGGIPIIGPMKTSLAANNINKIVGIVNGTTNYILTRMRKDELSFEDALKIAQELGFAEKVNPSADIEGSDAACKLAILSSIAFNSRVTFKDVYKEGIKMVTLDDIRFADDLGYTIKLLAIGSNEENSVCVRVHPALVPKDHILSSINYANNAVCLYGNFVGEVMSYGLGAGDRPTASSVVGDVIQVAKNLDRHRKKPVFGCTCFIHKEIKPIEEIDNKFYALVEVKDQPGVLAKIASVFGKNNVSIESMIQKQTTESGSARIVFITHRVLNKNMNKSVREISKLDVVSKVLNIIRVEDLD